One segment of Thermococcus sp. AM4 DNA contains the following:
- a CDS encoding DUF460 domain-containing protein — protein sequence MVLILIVGLDVIGENPKRFAVVSWYNGRLERKGEFTLYRLIRFIRAKRPDIVAVDSVTELGDDLRKFLRALPPGTKLVQVTGRPGEQRSLQSLAREHGIRTTDRFDPYEEAKLSALLASKGVGYEVLAFEDEVIVKVVRGRSHGKGGWSQDRYRKRVHNLVRDKVREIEDRLKRADIPFDLEIEEKDYGLARGEFRIYASREELAGLVRPMRGGDVEVRIYPVERAELGFAPLKGEEAVRERKSVIVGIDPGITVGIAVIDLSGNVIALYSERNMPVGEVFRFISEIGHPVVVATDVSPAPGFVEKIARSFKAQLFVPRESLRVEEKNELLRSLGIKVDDDHQRDALAAAYKAYLRLKPKLEHVEAKLREAGLSKRADEVKALVIQGYNLGEAMQKVARRERPREEEPEEQASVDVRPYVRKIRELEERIALLERENEELRGIIREQRRTIERLERRIADYDEEVRRKVLRERELEAKVKRIEVLEKQLREAKAVIERLSRDLVKVKRMNVVEIRGSAVPLKVLRVLSWRELERIEREVGLRRGDVLFVVNPAGAGKAIAEELVEKGIRALITEKPLPGPVREVLREAHVPFFTSEELDVKRVDEFAVVERETLERAIDELLERWAEEDREREAEKFLKLVEEYRIERIKELRRKAEEETKAR from the coding sequence GTGGTGCTCATTCTCATCGTCGGTCTTGACGTCATCGGCGAGAACCCGAAGCGCTTCGCTGTCGTGAGCTGGTACAACGGAAGGCTTGAGCGAAAGGGTGAGTTCACCCTCTACCGCTTAATCCGCTTCATCCGGGCGAAGAGGCCAGATATAGTGGCGGTAGACAGCGTTACCGAGCTCGGCGACGACCTGAGGAAGTTCCTCCGCGCCCTTCCGCCGGGCACGAAGCTCGTCCAGGTAACGGGAAGGCCCGGTGAGCAGAGAAGCCTTCAGAGCCTCGCGAGGGAGCACGGGATAAGAACGACCGACAGGTTCGACCCCTATGAAGAGGCCAAACTCTCCGCATTGCTCGCGAGTAAAGGAGTCGGCTATGAGGTTCTGGCCTTTGAGGATGAGGTCATAGTCAAAGTTGTAAGGGGCAGGAGCCACGGGAAGGGCGGCTGGAGCCAGGACAGGTATAGAAAGCGCGTTCACAACCTCGTCCGCGACAAGGTGAGGGAAATAGAGGACAGGCTGAAGAGGGCGGACATTCCCTTCGACCTCGAGATCGAGGAGAAGGACTACGGCCTGGCGAGGGGCGAGTTCAGAATCTACGCGAGCAGAGAGGAGCTGGCCGGACTGGTAAGGCCGATGCGTGGCGGCGACGTCGAGGTCAGGATTTACCCGGTTGAGAGGGCAGAGCTCGGCTTCGCCCCGCTTAAGGGTGAGGAGGCCGTGAGGGAAAGGAAGAGCGTCATCGTTGGTATAGATCCTGGGATAACGGTTGGAATAGCGGTCATAGACCTCAGCGGCAACGTGATAGCGCTTTACAGCGAGAGGAACATGCCGGTCGGCGAGGTCTTCAGGTTCATAAGCGAGATTGGACACCCGGTTGTCGTGGCAACGGACGTTTCCCCGGCCCCGGGCTTCGTCGAGAAGATAGCCCGCTCCTTCAAGGCCCAGCTCTTCGTCCCGCGGGAGAGCTTAAGGGTTGAGGAGAAGAACGAGCTGTTGAGGAGCCTCGGCATCAAGGTCGATGACGACCACCAGCGCGACGCCTTGGCCGCCGCCTACAAGGCTTACCTTCGCCTAAAGCCCAAGCTTGAGCACGTCGAGGCGAAGCTCCGCGAGGCGGGGTTGAGCAAGAGGGCCGACGAGGTGAAGGCCCTTGTAATCCAGGGCTACAACCTCGGCGAGGCCATGCAGAAGGTCGCGAGGCGCGAGAGGCCGAGGGAAGAGGAGCCAGAGGAGCAGGCGAGCGTGGACGTCAGGCCCTACGTGAGGAAAATCCGCGAGCTTGAGGAGAGGATAGCGCTCCTTGAGAGGGAGAACGAGGAGCTCAGGGGTATAATCCGCGAGCAGAGGAGAACCATCGAGAGGCTTGAGCGCAGAATAGCGGACTACGACGAGGAGGTAAGGCGGAAGGTCCTCCGCGAGAGGGAGCTTGAGGCGAAGGTGAAGCGCATAGAGGTCCTTGAAAAACAGCTGAGGGAAGCTAAAGCGGTCATTGAGAGGCTGAGCAGGGATTTGGTCAAGGTCAAGAGGATGAACGTGGTTGAGATCCGCGGTAGCGCGGTTCCGCTGAAAGTTCTCAGAGTCCTCAGCTGGCGCGAGCTTGAGAGGATTGAGCGTGAGGTCGGGTTGAGGAGGGGCGACGTTCTGTTCGTCGTTAATCCTGCAGGGGCCGGAAAAGCGATAGCGGAGGAGCTGGTAGAGAAGGGGATAAGGGCTCTGATAACAGAGAAGCCCCTTCCGGGGCCGGTGAGGGAGGTTCTCCGCGAGGCCCATGTTCCTTTCTTCACGAGTGAAGAGCTCGACGTCAAGCGCGTTGACGAGTTCGCGGTCGTTGAGCGCGAGACCCTTGAGAGGGCAATCGATGAGCTGTTAGAGCGCTGGGCTGAGGAAGACAGGGAGAGGGAAGCGGAGAAGTTCCTCAAGCTGGTCGAGGAGTATCGGATTGAGCGCATAAAGGAGCTCAGGAGAAAGGCCGAGGAGGAGACTAAAGCCCGTTGA
- the pcp gene encoding pyroglutamyl-peptidase I — translation MKVLVTGFEPFGGEQINPSWEAVKALPDELNGATLLKVQLPVSFNKVREILPRLISRERPDIVLLTGQAGGRPNVTVERVAINVMDSTMPDNDGFKPEDEPVFEGAPDAYFATIPVKAVVKALRKAGIPAGVSNTAGTYVCNTAMFTALHTIAVSGMETKAGFIHVPFSHEQALEKPRPSMAQETINEAIRKALELLVTP, via the coding sequence ATGAAGGTTCTGGTTACTGGCTTCGAACCCTTCGGCGGTGAGCAGATAAACCCATCTTGGGAGGCCGTTAAGGCACTTCCCGACGAACTCAACGGAGCAACGCTCCTGAAGGTTCAGCTGCCGGTCTCGTTCAACAAGGTTCGAGAAATTTTGCCGAGGCTAATCTCCAGGGAGAGGCCCGATATAGTCCTGCTGACCGGTCAGGCAGGCGGAAGGCCGAACGTAACGGTGGAGAGGGTCGCGATAAACGTGATGGACTCCACTATGCCGGACAACGACGGCTTTAAGCCGGAGGACGAGCCGGTATTCGAGGGCGCTCCAGATGCCTACTTCGCCACGATACCGGTAAAAGCCGTTGTAAAGGCCCTGAGGAAGGCCGGGATTCCGGCCGGCGTTTCCAACACTGCCGGAACCTACGTCTGCAACACCGCGATGTTCACAGCTCTTCACACGATAGCCGTCTCTGGAATGGAAACGAAAGCGGGCTTCATCCACGTGCCCTTCAGCCACGAGCAGGCCCTCGAGAAGCCGAGGCCGTCGATGGCGCAGGAGACGATAAACGAGGCGATAAGGAAAGCGCTGGAGCTGCTCGTTACTCCCTGA
- a CDS encoding NAD(P)/FAD-dependent oxidoreductase, with protein sequence MRYDVLIIGGGPVGNYLAKLLAGKLNVAVVERKRSFGGKACTGIIGRESFERLGFPEKAIVNSLRGATFRSRIRDFEISRKDAQAYVVDRKTLERKLAEDAVKRGADYFVGTTFVGFRGGRARLQHLKETFEVSADVYVGADGVASTVAREIGAKSSAEFLKGFEVEVLGEFRRDFVEVWVDKELNPEFFYWVAPLSDDVARVGTFGSLEALNRFLRVRGLKPTAILEFKAGTVGLGWRRPWIRGNVALVGDAALQIKPTTAGGIVFGAICAHHLARAILTGDLSTYEASCSQIKRQISFGLKVRKAFKGLNQEGIERIFEVLSSREAIEVIEEQADFDDHLRTFKAIAKRPRLLASLLRISPSLIRALL encoded by the coding sequence ATGAGGTACGACGTGCTGATCATCGGAGGTGGCCCCGTTGGCAATTACCTGGCAAAACTCCTCGCGGGAAAGCTGAACGTCGCGGTCGTTGAGAGGAAGAGATCCTTCGGGGGGAAAGCGTGCACCGGTATAATCGGGAGGGAGAGCTTCGAGAGGCTCGGATTTCCGGAGAAGGCCATAGTGAACTCCCTCAGGGGCGCAACCTTCCGCTCAAGGATACGGGATTTCGAGATAAGCCGGAAAGATGCCCAGGCCTACGTGGTGGACAGAAAAACCCTGGAGAGAAAGCTCGCCGAGGATGCCGTGAAGAGGGGAGCGGATTACTTCGTTGGAACGACGTTCGTGGGATTCCGCGGCGGAAGGGCGAGGCTCCAGCACCTGAAGGAAACCTTTGAGGTGTCGGCGGATGTGTACGTTGGAGCCGATGGAGTGGCCAGCACCGTCGCGAGGGAAATCGGGGCCAAGAGCAGCGCGGAGTTCCTCAAGGGCTTTGAGGTAGAGGTTCTCGGGGAATTCAGGCGGGACTTCGTGGAGGTCTGGGTGGACAAGGAGCTCAACCCCGAGTTCTTCTACTGGGTTGCCCCCCTGAGCGACGACGTTGCGAGGGTTGGGACCTTCGGAAGCCTCGAAGCCCTGAACAGGTTTCTCAGGGTGAGGGGCCTAAAGCCGACCGCGATACTCGAGTTCAAGGCGGGAACCGTTGGCCTCGGGTGGAGACGGCCCTGGATCAGGGGCAACGTCGCGCTCGTCGGGGATGCGGCGCTCCAGATAAAGCCCACCACGGCCGGGGGAATAGTTTTCGGCGCAATCTGCGCCCACCATCTGGCGAGGGCGATACTGACCGGAGACCTCTCAACCTACGAGGCCTCGTGCTCTCAGATAAAGAGGCAGATCTCCTTCGGACTGAAGGTGAGGAAGGCCTTCAAGGGGCTGAACCAGGAGGGCATCGAGAGGATCTTCGAGGTGCTCTCAAGCAGGGAGGCGATTGAGGTCATAGAGGAGCAGGCGGACTTCGACGATCATCTGCGGACGTTCAAGGCCATCGCAAAGCGGCCCCGCCTCCTCGCTAGCCTGCTGCGGATAAGCCCCTCACTCATAAGGGCCCTCCTTTGA
- a CDS encoding ferritin family protein, whose protein sequence is MGVEILERIRNLDERELLSYWIRGEYEEAETYWKLAERAKELGLPAEVYETFKQLGDESKGHGDELYEIYRREYGDDLIEVNVPNVESLNVLGKFWKVEDLGDVLRIALESEKLAETIYRKLAEECRDEKLRSIYLRLADIERGHYERLKALANKMGVELDVEKECEKESS, encoded by the coding sequence ATGGGCGTTGAAATCCTCGAACGCATCAGGAACCTCGACGAGAGGGAGCTTTTGAGCTACTGGATTAGGGGCGAATACGAGGAGGCCGAAACCTACTGGAAATTAGCGGAGAGGGCAAAGGAGCTGGGCCTTCCGGCGGAGGTCTACGAAACGTTCAAACAGCTCGGCGACGAGTCCAAGGGACACGGCGACGAACTCTACGAGATCTACCGGCGCGAGTACGGGGACGATCTGATTGAGGTCAACGTTCCCAACGTTGAGTCCCTCAACGTCCTCGGCAAGTTCTGGAAGGTCGAGGACCTCGGCGACGTCCTGAGGATAGCCCTCGAAAGCGAGAAGCTGGCCGAGACGATTTACAGAAAGCTGGCCGAGGAGTGCCGCGACGAGAAGCTCAGGTCAATCTACCTCCGCCTGGCCGACATCGAGAGGGGCCACTACGAGAGGCTCAAGGCCCTCGCAAACAAAATGGGTGTTGAGCTCGACGTGGAAAAGGAGTGTGAAAAGGAAAGCAGTTAG
- a CDS encoding 4Fe-4S dicluster domain-containing protein translates to MRAPILVPTVLRNLVRKPATNLFPKTEPVPVPENFRGQLKYNVDKCVGCRMCVTVCPAGVFVYLPDIRKVALWTGRCVYCAQCVDVCPTGALQMSDEFLLASYDNYDDKFIPLKEEKIEEIRKKLEEQKKAKEKAKAEKAKAEKKA, encoded by the coding sequence GTGAGGGCGCCAATACTCGTTCCAACGGTGCTCAGGAACCTCGTCAGGAAGCCAGCGACCAACCTCTTTCCAAAGACCGAGCCGGTGCCGGTTCCCGAGAACTTCAGGGGCCAGCTTAAGTACAACGTCGACAAGTGCGTTGGCTGTAGAATGTGCGTCACCGTCTGCCCGGCGGGGGTCTTCGTTTACCTGCCCGACATCAGGAAGGTGGCGCTGTGGACTGGAAGGTGCGTTTACTGCGCCCAGTGCGTCGACGTCTGCCCGACCGGAGCGCTCCAGATGAGTGACGAGTTCCTCTTAGCGAGCTACGACAACTACGACGACAAGTTCATTCCCCTGAAGGAGGAGAAAATCGAGGAGATACGGAAGAAACTTGAGGAGCAGAAGAAGGCCAAGGAAAAGGCCAAAGCCGAGAAGGCGAAGGCCGAAAAGAAAGCCTAA
- a CDS encoding respiratory chain complex I subunit 1 family protein, which yields MDVMGSIVYPIAGLLGLYGFVSLASLLWEGIDRKLVARMQRRVGPPLIQPFYDFLKLMSKETIVPNTANYMFRAAPVLALATAIALLAYTPMGFTPILASKGDVIVFIYLLALISFFKIVGAISSGSPYAKIGAAREATIMVSREPAMMLAIFAIMWRLGKLGVDKPFSMGIFYQHNIWEIGTPMSFVGAIILLYVFCVWLASEIEVGFFNIPDAEEEIAEGLLVEYSGRYLALLKLTKALKAYIAASLVVAIFFPWGIAGHLTGLSADVVNLLFHTLKVFILLFVVGSVFRAVTGRLKITQAVDFLWKNVFLASLVGSLLLAMEVIM from the coding sequence ATGGACGTGATGGGAAGCATAGTTTACCCGATTGCAGGCCTGCTCGGGCTCTACGGCTTCGTCTCACTGGCCTCGCTCCTCTGGGAGGGAATAGACAGGAAGTTAGTTGCGAGAATGCAGAGGCGCGTTGGACCACCGCTGATACAGCCGTTCTACGACTTCCTCAAGCTGATGAGCAAGGAAACAATAGTCCCGAACACGGCAAACTACATGTTCAGAGCGGCCCCGGTTCTGGCACTTGCAACTGCGATAGCGCTCCTGGCTTACACGCCGATGGGATTCACCCCGATTTTAGCGAGCAAGGGCGACGTCATCGTCTTCATCTACCTATTGGCACTCATCAGCTTCTTCAAGATAGTTGGAGCGATAAGCTCAGGCAGTCCCTACGCGAAAATCGGAGCGGCGAGGGAAGCGACGATAATGGTGTCCAGGGAGCCGGCAATGATGCTGGCAATCTTTGCGATAATGTGGCGCCTCGGAAAGCTCGGCGTTGACAAGCCCTTCAGCATGGGCATATTCTACCAGCACAACATCTGGGAAATAGGAACGCCAATGAGCTTCGTGGGGGCGATAATACTCCTCTACGTCTTCTGCGTCTGGCTGGCGAGCGAGATAGAGGTCGGGTTCTTCAACATACCAGATGCGGAGGAGGAGATAGCCGAGGGACTGCTCGTCGAGTACAGCGGGCGCTATCTGGCACTGCTCAAGCTGACGAAGGCTCTGAAGGCCTACATAGCGGCTTCCCTGGTGGTCGCGATATTCTTCCCCTGGGGAATAGCGGGCCACTTAACCGGCCTCTCAGCGGACGTTGTCAACCTGCTCTTCCACACACTAAAGGTCTTCATCCTGCTCTTCGTCGTCGGAAGCGTCTTCAGGGCAGTAACAGGAAGGCTGAAGATAACCCAGGCGGTGGACTTCCTCTGGAAGAACGTCTTCCTGGCCTCGCTCGTCGGCTCGCTCCTCCTCGCGATGGAGGTGATAATGTGA
- a CDS encoding nickel-dependent hydrogenase large subunit: protein MTKVEYWVKIPFGPIHPGLEEPEKFILTLDGERIVDVDVKLGYNLRGIQWIALRRNYVQIMYLAERMCGICSFSHNHTYTRAVEEAAGIEVPERAEYIRVIVGELERIHSHLLNLGVLAHDIGYDTVLHLTWLAREKVMDTLEAIAGNRVNYSMVTIGGVRRDIDEKRRRIILDMIKYYKEVFPQIEDIFLHDPTIEARFRDTAVISKRVALEQGAVGPTGRGSGIRDDARWSERLGVYPDLGIKPVMPQDVTGERPRGDVFDRMAVRVGELWQSLELIEHALDQMPDGKIKTFPKDNVLVAKLRIMVDGEGIGRYEAPRGELIHYVRGKKGSDKPLRWKPREPTFPNLFAVAEGVKGDQVADFVVAVASIDPCLSCTDRVAVVEDGKKRILTEKDLLKASIKKTREINPDVKGDPTPVGFGCSR from the coding sequence ATGACAAAGGTTGAATACTGGGTCAAGATACCCTTCGGTCCGATTCACCCCGGTCTGGAGGAGCCCGAGAAGTTCATACTCACCCTCGACGGCGAGAGGATAGTTGACGTTGACGTCAAGCTCGGTTATAACCTGCGCGGAATCCAGTGGATAGCCCTCAGGAGGAACTACGTCCAGATAATGTATCTGGCCGAGAGAATGTGCGGGATATGCAGTTTCTCCCACAACCACACCTACACGAGGGCCGTTGAAGAAGCGGCCGGAATAGAGGTGCCCGAGAGGGCAGAGTACATCCGCGTAATCGTCGGCGAGCTCGAGAGGATTCACAGTCATTTGCTCAACCTCGGCGTTTTAGCTCACGACATAGGCTACGATACCGTGCTCCACCTCACCTGGCTCGCCCGTGAAAAGGTCATGGACACGCTTGAGGCAATTGCTGGAAACCGCGTCAACTACTCGATGGTAACCATCGGAGGCGTCAGGAGGGACATCGACGAGAAGAGGAGGCGGATAATTCTCGACATGATAAAGTACTACAAGGAGGTCTTCCCGCAGATTGAAGATATTTTCCTCCACGACCCGACGATAGAGGCCCGTTTCAGGGACACTGCTGTTATAAGCAAGCGCGTGGCGCTGGAACAGGGAGCCGTCGGTCCGACGGGAAGGGGAAGCGGAATCCGCGACGACGCGCGCTGGAGCGAGAGGCTCGGCGTTTATCCAGATTTGGGAATAAAGCCCGTCATGCCCCAGGACGTTACCGGGGAGAGGCCGAGGGGAGACGTATTCGACAGGATGGCGGTAAGGGTGGGCGAGCTGTGGCAGAGTTTGGAGCTTATCGAGCACGCCCTCGACCAGATGCCCGACGGAAAAATCAAGACCTTCCCCAAGGACAACGTTCTCGTCGCCAAGCTCAGGATAATGGTGGACGGAGAGGGCATTGGAAGGTACGAGGCCCCGAGGGGTGAGCTGATTCACTACGTCCGCGGAAAGAAGGGAAGCGACAAGCCCCTCCGCTGGAAGCCCAGGGAGCCGACGTTCCCGAACCTCTTCGCGGTTGCCGAGGGTGTTAAGGGCGACCAGGTCGCGGATTTCGTGGTCGCTGTTGCCTCAATAGACCCGTGCCTGAGCTGTACCGACAGAGTTGCGGTCGTTGAAGACGGAAAGAAGAGAATCCTGACCGAAAAGGACCTCCTGAAGGCCTCGATAAAGAAGACGCGCGAGATTAATCCCGACGTGAAGGGAGACCCAACCCCTGTGGGGTTCGGCTGTTCGAGGTGA
- a CDS encoding NADH-quinone oxidoreductase subunit C — protein MNDNPINEANEVKEPTKAEKVAKAIAERFPNAQVEVRTNKWGRERVWVRIDRESYRELMRFIKTLDGEAHYSIGIEQDWGNELGFLSHLVIYYDDAPAVSLIVDVHAPKDDPTLPDISDIFPIALQFEREGMEMVGIDFENAPDKRRLFLPDDFPEGIYPLRLDDKGVPEEMVHNAGHPYYLKGGKKA, from the coding sequence ATGAATGATAATCCCATTAACGAGGCGAACGAGGTTAAAGAACCAACCAAAGCCGAGAAGGTCGCGAAGGCGATAGCGGAGCGCTTTCCAAACGCCCAGGTTGAGGTCAGGACCAACAAGTGGGGGCGCGAGAGGGTCTGGGTGAGAATCGACAGGGAAAGCTACCGCGAGCTGATGAGGTTCATAAAAACGCTTGACGGCGAGGCCCACTACTCGATAGGCATCGAGCAGGACTGGGGGAACGAGCTGGGCTTCCTCAGTCATCTCGTGATTTACTACGATGACGCACCGGCGGTATCGCTCATAGTTGACGTCCACGCGCCGAAGGACGACCCAACGCTCCCCGACATCAGCGATATATTTCCGATAGCCCTCCAGTTCGAGAGGGAAGGAATGGAGATGGTCGGAATAGACTTTGAAAATGCACCGGACAAGAGGAGGCTCTTCCTGCCTGACGACTTCCCCGAAGGAATCTATCCACTCCGCCTCGACGACAAGGGCGTTCCCGAGGAGATGGTGCACAACGCAGGGCATCCGTACTACCTGAAAGGGGGGAAGAAAGCATGA
- a CDS encoding NADH-quinone oxidoreductase subunit B family protein produces the protein MAITVPANNSNSSERERLEKRIAQLCRYIGKSPWVFHVNTGSCNGCDIEIIAALTPRYDAERFGVKLVGSPRHADILLVTGPVTNQSLERVKLVYEQTPEPKIVIAVGSCPTGGSVFYESPFTNAPLSNVIPVDVYVPGCPPRPEAILHGVVLALEKLAKILKGEVPGGEEHE, from the coding sequence ATGGCAATAACAGTTCCCGCCAACAACTCAAACTCATCGGAGCGCGAGAGGCTTGAGAAGAGAATCGCCCAGCTGTGTCGCTACATCGGGAAATCCCCCTGGGTCTTCCACGTGAACACGGGCTCGTGCAACGGTTGCGACATCGAAATAATAGCCGCTCTAACGCCACGCTACGACGCGGAGCGCTTCGGAGTCAAGCTCGTCGGCAGTCCAAGACATGCGGACATACTCCTCGTAACCGGGCCCGTAACCAACCAGAGCCTTGAGAGGGTCAAGCTCGTCTACGAGCAGACCCCAGAGCCGAAGATAGTCATAGCCGTCGGCTCGTGCCCAACGGGCGGAAGCGTGTTCTACGAGAGCCCCTTCACCAACGCACCGCTGAGCAACGTGATTCCGGTGGATGTTTACGTCCCGGGCTGTCCGCCGAGACCGGAGGCGATACTACATGGGGTTGTTTTGGCACTGGAAAAGCTGGCTAAAATCCTGAAAGGAGAAGTCCCGGGAGGGGAGGAACATGAATGA
- a CDS encoding proton-conducting transporter membrane subunit, with the protein MNGHEILPYLIIIPLFGAFSMPIVNLLGRKAREAWAVIITGATLAVGSALFYSVWENGILVYTLGAKSPLGQANFPIRIVWEVDLFGAIMVLMVTLVGFLAVVYSLGYMKHDTGLDKYYTLIIILELGMLGIAITGDLFNFYVFLEIMSIASYALVAFRNDTWEGIEAGIKYMFVGSIASSFILLGIALLYGQYGTLTMSYLAVKLAQNPTVTAKVALALFIAGLLFKSGASPVHMWLADAHPAAPSSISAMLSGLVIKIGGIYALTRILFSIYGHSVSMKTVGWVIIIFACITLIVGNAMAVIQNDMKRLLAYSSVGQIGYILLGLGIGLAAYGSQTGEIAMAGAIYHTFNHALMKALLSLIAGVVIHQLGTRDLNELSGLAKTMPKTTFAFLIGAAAIIGMPPLNGFASKWLIYESSAIFNPILGAIAIIGTAFCTAAYVKVLYTFFGRPNERVMKARDPEGSMLWPIIILAVAIVVMGLFPWQISDKVMIPAVKALENQLAYISAVLGGA; encoded by the coding sequence ATGAACGGGCACGAGATACTTCCCTACCTCATAATCATCCCGCTCTTCGGAGCGTTCTCGATGCCGATAGTGAACCTCCTCGGCAGGAAGGCGAGGGAGGCGTGGGCAGTCATAATCACCGGCGCCACCTTAGCGGTGGGCTCGGCGCTCTTCTACTCGGTCTGGGAGAATGGTATACTCGTCTACACCCTCGGAGCCAAGAGCCCGCTCGGCCAAGCTAACTTCCCGATAAGGATAGTCTGGGAGGTCGACCTCTTCGGCGCGATAATGGTCCTCATGGTAACGCTCGTGGGCTTCCTCGCGGTGGTTTATTCCCTCGGCTACATGAAGCACGACACCGGCCTCGACAAGTACTACACCCTCATCATAATCCTCGAGCTCGGAATGCTGGGCATAGCGATAACCGGCGACCTCTTCAACTTCTACGTCTTCCTCGAAATCATGAGCATCGCCAGCTACGCGCTGGTGGCCTTTAGAAACGACACCTGGGAGGGCATCGAGGCCGGCATAAAGTACATGTTCGTCGGCTCGATAGCGAGTTCGTTCATCTTACTCGGCATAGCGCTCCTCTACGGCCAGTACGGAACGCTGACGATGAGCTATCTCGCTGTTAAGCTCGCCCAGAACCCAACCGTTACGGCGAAGGTCGCGCTGGCGCTCTTCATAGCAGGACTCCTCTTCAAGAGCGGTGCATCTCCGGTCCACATGTGGCTGGCAGACGCCCACCCGGCCGCGCCGAGTTCGATAAGCGCGATGCTCTCGGGTCTCGTCATAAAGATAGGCGGAATCTACGCTTTAACCAGGATACTCTTTAGCATCTACGGGCACAGCGTCAGCATGAAGACAGTCGGCTGGGTCATCATAATCTTCGCCTGCATAACCCTCATCGTCGGCAACGCGATGGCGGTAATCCAGAACGACATGAAGCGTCTTCTCGCCTACTCCTCGGTCGGCCAGATAGGTTACATTCTGCTGGGCCTCGGAATCGGCTTAGCCGCTTATGGAAGCCAGACCGGCGAGATAGCGATGGCGGGAGCGATTTACCACACCTTCAACCACGCCCTCATGAAGGCCCTCCTCTCCCTCATCGCGGGCGTTGTGATTCACCAGCTCGGCACGAGGGACCTCAACGAGCTGAGCGGTCTGGCCAAGACCATGCCGAAGACCACCTTCGCCTTCCTCATCGGAGCCGCCGCGATAATAGGAATGCCGCCGCTAAACGGCTTCGCGAGCAAGTGGCTCATCTACGAGAGCTCGGCGATATTCAACCCGATACTCGGCGCGATAGCGATAATCGGAACGGCATTCTGTACCGCCGCCTATGTCAAGGTGCTCTACACCTTCTTCGGCAGGCCGAACGAGAGGGTCATGAAGGCCAGAGACCCCGAGGGAAGCATGCTCTGGCCCATAATAATCCTCGCAGTCGCGATAGTCGTCATGGGACTCTTCCCCTGGCAGATAAGCGACAAGGTCATGATTCCAGCTGTCAAGGCCCTTGAGAACCAGCTGGCATACATAAGCGCGGTCCTGGGAGGTGCGTGA
- a CDS encoding NADH-quinone oxidoreductase subunit K → MIQFQFITAFLLIVLGVYAFLAKRNLIKLILALDIIDSGIHLLLISLGYRIELNEIPTAPIYTGYETLKNPMVGPLPQALVLTSIVIGVCVLSLAVALTINAYRHYGTLDVRALRRLRG, encoded by the coding sequence ATGATTCAGTTTCAGTTCATCACGGCCTTCCTGCTCATAGTCCTCGGAGTTTATGCCTTCCTCGCGAAGAGGAACCTCATCAAGCTGATTCTGGCTTTAGACATCATAGACTCCGGAATACACCTGCTCCTCATAAGCCTCGGCTACCGCATAGAGCTCAACGAAATCCCGACCGCGCCGATTTACACCGGCTACGAGACTCTCAAAAACCCGATGGTCGGCCCGCTTCCACAGGCCTTAGTTCTTACGAGCATAGTCATCGGCGTCTGTGTGCTCTCGCTCGCGGTCGCGCTCACGATAAACGCCTACCGCCACTACGGAACCCTTGACGTGAGAGCTCTAAGGAGGTTGAGGGGATGA
- a CDS encoding Na(+)/H(+) antiporter subunit B, whose product MGLIVKTSARAIIPLIGIFGAYIVMHGHLTPGGGFQGGATIAGAGILFLVAFGLDEMRKHYNKNLYSALEGIGGLAFLGAAMLGMGVAFFYNTLWHNGPFFNGKPGTLLSAGFLPIMNLAVGLKVFTGLVSALTAIALYRRWKS is encoded by the coding sequence ATGGGGCTCATCGTCAAGACCTCGGCGAGGGCAATAATCCCGCTGATAGGCATCTTCGGTGCATACATAGTCATGCACGGTCACCTGACACCGGGAGGTGGCTTCCAGGGAGGAGCGACGATAGCCGGAGCGGGAATACTGTTCCTCGTCGCCTTCGGCCTCGATGAGATGAGAAAGCACTACAACAAGAACCTGTACTCCGCGCTTGAGGGAATCGGCGGCCTGGCTTTTCTCGGCGCGGCGATGCTCGGAATGGGAGTGGCGTTCTTCTACAACACGCTCTGGCACAACGGCCCGTTCTTCAACGGAAAGCCAGGAACGCTTCTCTCCGCCGGATTCCTGCCCATAATGAACCTCGCCGTCGGCCTTAAGGTCTTCACGGGCCTCGTCAGCGCGCTGACCGCGATAGCGCTCTACAGGAGGTGGAAGTCATGA